The genomic segment GCTGCGCACCGTCGGCGACCGGATCGCGGCGATGCTCGAATCGATCGGCATCCGTACGGAGATCACCAAGGTCGCCGACGACAGCTACTTCAAGGACCACGTCGCGTCCGGCGACTACGACCTGGCGCTGTACTCCTGGCCCGCCAGCGCCTACCCCGCGACCGACGGCCGCCCGATCTACGCCAAGCCGCAGCCCGCGTCCGACGGCTCGCTCCTCGTCGAGCAGAACTACACCCGGGTCGGTACGGACCACATCGACCAGCTCTTCGACCAGGCCCTCTCCGAGCTGGACGAGAACGCCGCACGGGCGCTGATGGAGGAGGCGGACGCCCGGATCTGGGCCGCCGCAGGATCGATTCCGCTGTTTCAGCGCCCGCAGCTGGTGGCGGTGGACAGGAAGCTGGTGAACGCCGGAGCGTTCGGTTTCGCGGCGCCCCGCTACCAGGACATCGGGTTCCGGGGAGGACCGCGGGCCGGTGCCCCCGCGCACCCGTACAAGCGGTAGGAAAGACCAGGTCACGGCGGGTACGGAAGGTCGCCGAACCCCGTTCGCGCGTGCGGCCCGCCGAACCCGGGCGGGCAGCCGCCCGGGTTCGGCGGGCCGGATTTCCGGGCCCCCGCGAGCCTCGCTGAACAGGGGCTGAACAGCGCCGTAGGACCGGTGGGGCACCGGCTGAAGACCCGTCTCGCGCACCGGTCCGGGAAGCCCCGGACGCGTCGGGCCCGTACCATGGGACGAGCCGTGGCGTGTCCGCCCGGCGGGCGTACGAGGACCCGAGAGCGACTGAGACGCCTGATCCCACGAACCGAGAGAAGCGCAAGCCACCCATGCCCACGCGCCACGACATCCGTAACGTAGCCATCGTCGCCCACGTCGACCACGGCAAGACCACTCTGGTCGACGCCATGCTGAGGCAGGCGGGCGCCTTCGCCGCGCACGCCGCCGAGAACCTCGACGAACGCATGATGGACTCGAACGACCTGGAGCGTGAGAAGGGCATCACGATCCTCGCCAAGAACACGGCGGTGAAATATCACCCCAAGTCCGGCGGGGACCCCATCACGATCAACATCATCGACACCCCGGGCCACGCCGACTTCGGCGGCGAGGTCGAGCGCGGTCTGTCGATGGTCGACGCGGTCGTGCTGCTCGTCGATGCCTCCGAGGGCCCGCTCCCGCAGACTCGCTTCGTGCTGCGCAAGGCGCTCTCGGCCAAGATGCCGGTCATCCTGTGCATCAACAAGACGGACCGTCCCGACTCCCGTATCGCCGAGGTGGTCGACGAGACGTACGACCTGTTCCTGGACCTGGACGCGGACGAGGAGCAGATCGAGTTCCCGATCGTCTACGCCTGCGCACGGGACGGCGTCGCCTCCCTGACCAAGCCGGAGGACGGCACGGTCCCGCCGGACAGCGAGAACCTCGAACCGTTCTTCAACACGATCCTGTCGCACGTCCCGGCCCCCGAGTACGACGAAGAGGCGCCGCTCCAGGCCCACGTCACCAACCTCGACGCCGACAACTTCCTCGGCCGCATCGCCCTCTGCCGCGTCGAGCAGGGCGAGCTGCGCAAGGGCCAGACGGTCACCTGGATCAAGCGTGACGGTACGCAGACCAACGTCCGCATCACCGAGCTGCTGATGACCGAGGCGCTGACCCGCAAGGCCGCCGAGAAGGCCGGCCCCGGTGACATCTGCGCCATCGCCGGTATCCCGGACATCATGATCGGCGAGACCCTGGCCGACCCCGAGAACCCGATCGCGCTCCCGCTGATCACGGTCGACGAGCCCGCCATCTCGATGACCATCGGTACGAACACCTCGCCGCTCGTCGGCAAGGGCGGCAAGGGCCACAAGGTCACCGCCCGCCAGGTGAAGGACCGCCTCGACCGCGAGCTGATCGGTAACGTCTCGCTCCGCGTCCTGGAGACCGAGCGCCCCGACACCTGGGAGGTCCAGGGCCGCGGCGAGCTGGCGCTGGCGATCCTCGTCGAGCAGATGCGCCGTGAGGGCTTCGAGCTGACCGTCGGCAAGCCGGAGGTCGTCACCAAGCAGATCGACGGCAAGACGTACGAGCCCGTCGAGCGCATGACGATCGACTCGCCCGAGGAGCACCTCGGTGCCATCACCCAGCTCATGGCGACCCGCAA from the Streptomyces sp. AM 4-1-1 genome contains:
- the typA gene encoding translational GTPase TypA, translated to MPTRHDIRNVAIVAHVDHGKTTLVDAMLRQAGAFAAHAAENLDERMMDSNDLEREKGITILAKNTAVKYHPKSGGDPITINIIDTPGHADFGGEVERGLSMVDAVVLLVDASEGPLPQTRFVLRKALSAKMPVILCINKTDRPDSRIAEVVDETYDLFLDLDADEEQIEFPIVYACARDGVASLTKPEDGTVPPDSENLEPFFNTILSHVPAPEYDEEAPLQAHVTNLDADNFLGRIALCRVEQGELRKGQTVTWIKRDGTQTNVRITELLMTEALTRKAAEKAGPGDICAIAGIPDIMIGETLADPENPIALPLITVDEPAISMTIGTNTSPLVGKGGKGHKVTARQVKDRLDRELIGNVSLRVLETERPDTWEVQGRGELALAILVEQMRREGFELTVGKPEVVTKQIDGKTYEPVERMTIDSPEEHLGAITQLMATRKGRMETMTNHGSGWVRMEWIVPSRGLIGFRTEFLTQTRGTGIAHSIFEDHEPWFGELRTRHNGSLVADRSGSVTPFAMVNLQERGVIFTEAGTEVYEGMIVGENSRADDMDVNITKEKKLTNMRAASADTTENVVPARKLSLEQSLEFCRDDECIEVTPETVRIRKVVLDQKERGRAASRAKR